The following coding sequences lie in one Sphingobium sp. KCTC 72723 genomic window:
- the prfB gene encoding peptide chain release factor 2, with protein MRAEALQYIDRIDAALALLRQSLDWDRALRRLDELNARVEDPTLWDNAKLAQEVMRERTRLDGAIGATRAIAGEKADNAELIEMAEAEGDEEMVSEAIAALKALAERADEDKIKALLSGEADGSDTYLEIHAGAGGTESQDWAEILSRMYRRWAERRGYKVELVDYQAGEQAGIKSATFLIKGENAYGYAKTESGVHRLVRISPYDSAARRHTSFSSVWVYPVIDDDIDIEVKESDLRIDTYRASGAGGQHVNTTDSAVRITHIPSGIIVASQNDRSQHKNRATAMNMLKARLYEAELAKREAVTAGEYAAKTEIGWGHQIRSYVLQPYQLVKDLRTGVTSTAPDDVLDGALDPFMAAALSQKVTGEKVDVEDVD; from the coding sequence ATGCGCGCCGAAGCGCTGCAATATATTGATCGCATCGACGCTGCGCTGGCCCTGTTGCGCCAGTCGCTCGACTGGGACCGTGCGCTGCGGCGGCTGGACGAGTTGAACGCGCGCGTCGAGGATCCCACCCTGTGGGACAACGCCAAGCTGGCGCAGGAGGTGATGCGCGAACGCACCCGGCTGGACGGCGCGATTGGTGCCACCCGCGCGATTGCTGGCGAAAAAGCCGACAATGCCGAGCTGATCGAGATGGCCGAGGCCGAAGGCGACGAGGAGATGGTGAGCGAAGCCATTGCCGCGCTCAAAGCCTTGGCCGAGCGGGCGGATGAGGACAAGATCAAGGCGCTGCTGTCCGGGGAAGCCGATGGCAGCGACACCTATCTGGAAATCCACGCCGGGGCAGGCGGCACCGAAAGTCAGGATTGGGCCGAAATCCTGTCGCGCATGTATCGCCGCTGGGCCGAACGGCGCGGTTATAAGGTGGAACTGGTCGATTATCAGGCAGGCGAGCAGGCGGGCATCAAGTCCGCGACTTTCCTGATCAAGGGCGAAAATGCCTATGGCTATGCCAAGACCGAAAGCGGCGTCCACCGGCTGGTCCGCATCAGCCCCTATGACAGCGCAGCGCGCAGGCACACCAGCTTTTCGTCAGTCTGGGTCTATCCCGTCATAGACGACGACATTGACATAGAGGTCAAGGAATCGGACCTGCGGATCGACACTTACCGCGCGTCCGGCGCGGGCGGGCAGCACGTCAATACGACCGATTCCGCCGTGCGCATCACGCATATTCCGTCGGGCATCATCGTCGCGTCGCAAAATGACAGATCGCAGCACAAGAACCGCGCGACCGCGATGAACATGCTCAAGGCGCGCCTCTACGAAGCTGAACTGGCCAAGCGTGAGGCCGTGACCGCAGGCGAATATGCGGCCAAGACGGAAATCGGCTGGGGTCACCAGATCCGCTCCTACGTCCTGCAACCCTATCAGCTGGTCAAGGATCTGCGCACCGGCGTCACTTCGACCGCACCCGACGATGTGCTGGACGGCGCGCTCGATCCGTTCATGGCCGCAGCGCTCAGCCAAAAGGTGACGGGCGAAAAGGTCGATGTCGAGGATGTCGATTGA
- a CDS encoding helix-turn-helix domain-containing protein: MAQTLPVLSEGEKQCLHLVAQGFNSKEIARQLHVSEHTVDQRVRTSLRKYGVPSRKEAARLFVSAQQLQPQSGTYQPLIYQPEPLATDPDPGSSMAVPDRPDEQTERKTLLRRILAFGPPLGGSTNELSVDGRILAMIRAAVLTGVGVVTLLLLIAGAFKALA; encoded by the coding sequence GTGGCGCAGACCCTTCCCGTCTTGAGCGAGGGTGAAAAGCAGTGCCTGCACCTTGTGGCGCAGGGCTTCAATTCCAAGGAAATCGCGCGTCAGCTTCATGTGTCGGAGCATACGGTGGACCAGCGCGTCCGCACCAGTCTGCGCAAATATGGCGTGCCTTCGCGCAAGGAAGCCGCGCGGCTATTCGTTTCGGCCCAGCAACTACAGCCCCAAAGTGGCACATATCAGCCTTTGATATATCAGCCGGAGCCGCTTGCCACCGATCCTGATCCTGGGTCATCCATGGCGGTGCCGGACAGGCCGGATGAGCAGACGGAGCGCAAAACGCTTCTGCGCCGCATCCTGGCTTTCGGCCCACCGCTAGGGGGATCGACCAATGAACTGAGTGTCGATGGCCGCATATTGGCGATGATCCGCGCAGCCGTTCTGACCGGCGTGGGTGTCGTCACTCTGCTGCTGCTCATTGCCGGAGCCTTCAAGGCACTGGCCTGA
- a CDS encoding IS5 family transposase (programmed frameshift): protein MSRGDLTEAEWRVLKGLLPIDPDNRGRGRPPEQNRSIINGILWRLRCGAPWRDVPPKYGSWNTIYRRFRRWSEAGVWETVAVTLAEVMADSRHYSIDSTTVRAHVSAAGRKRGTHRRALGRSRGGFTSKLHCLADALGRPLAFHLTIGEAADCKAYDALIGLPERPPKALLADKGYDADTIRADLAERNIEAVIPGRSNRRVKIEHDRALYKQRNRIERMFGQLKINRAIATRYDQLANSFLGMVHIAAARYWLKFVHAA from the exons TTGAGCAGGGGCGATCTCACCGAAGCAGAATGGCGTGTTCTCAAGGGTCTGCTGCCCATTGACCCTGACAACCGCGGCCGAGGTAGACCTCCCGAGCAGAATCGTTCGATCATCAACGGCATTCTCTGGCGGCTCCGCTGCGGCGCTCCATGGCGCGACGTGCCACCAAAATATGGCAGTTGGAACACCATCTATCGGCGGTTCCGGCGCTGGAGCGAAGCAGGGGTTTGGGAGACCGTGGCAGTGACGCTCGCCGAGGTCATGGCGGACAGCCGCCACTACAGCATCGACAGCACCACAGTCCGCGCCCATGTTTCGGCAGCGG GGCGGAAAAGGGGGACTCATCGACGCGCTCTTGGCCGCTCGCGGGGCGGGTTCACCAGTAAGCTTCACTGCCTGGCAGATGCCCTCGGCCGACCGCTCGCCTTCCATCTGACGATCGGCGAGGCCGCAGATTGCAAAGCCTATGACGCCCTGATCGGCCTGCCCGAGCGTCCACCTAAGGCTTTGCTCGCCGACAAAGGCTACGACGCTGACACGATCCGTGCCGACCTTGCCGAACGGAATATCGAAGCCGTCATCCCTGGCAGATCAAACCGCCGCGTGAAAATCGAGCATGATCGGGCGCTCTACAAGCAGCGCAATCGCATTGAGCGCATGTTCGGGCAGCTCAAGATCAACCGCGCCATCGCCACCCGCTACGATCAACTGGCCAACAGCTTCCTCGGAATGGTCCATATAGCCGCCGCCAGATACTGGCTCAAATTTGTCCACGCCGCCTAG
- a CDS encoding toxic anion resistance protein, which translates to MVSTAPTKTATADTLSLTAPDPVPVVAAEKAAGLVPIEDEKRSKLDEKVDAFVADLVAQDANSPEFGARVDQLTNMGRKEIAEAAGHSNRFLDRPVRAMDSDTKVGADLAELRRTVEDLDPGKRGNLLAPKKLFGIIPFGNKMRDYFDGYKSAQGHINSILGSLASGKDVLIKDNAAIDVERQNMWATMGRLEQMVHISKTMDARLEAKALELDSSDPAKAKAIRDSALFYIRQRTQDLLTQMAVTVQGYLALDLVKKNNIELVKGVDRASTTTVAALRTAVTVAQALAGQRLVLEQISALNATTANMIDRTGELLKSQTAQIHEQAASSTIPIETLQRAFQNIYDTMDNIDAFKMKALENMKTTVTTLSSEVEKSKGYIARAQGQAQAAQEVRTDNPLLSAIEG; encoded by the coding sequence ATGGTTTCGACCGCGCCCACGAAGACTGCGACTGCTGATACGCTGAGCCTGACCGCGCCTGATCCGGTGCCTGTGGTCGCGGCTGAAAAAGCCGCTGGCCTTGTGCCGATCGAAGATGAAAAACGGTCAAAGCTGGACGAGAAGGTCGATGCCTTCGTCGCAGACCTGGTCGCGCAGGACGCCAATTCGCCGGAGTTCGGCGCGCGCGTCGATCAGCTGACCAATATGGGGCGCAAGGAAATCGCCGAGGCGGCGGGCCACTCCAATCGTTTCCTCGACCGGCCGGTGCGCGCGATGGACAGCGATACCAAGGTGGGTGCTGACCTGGCCGAATTGCGCCGCACGGTGGAGGATCTGGATCCGGGCAAGCGCGGAAACCTGCTCGCGCCCAAGAAGCTGTTTGGCATCATCCCGTTCGGTAACAAGATGCGCGACTATTTCGACGGCTATAAAAGCGCTCAGGGCCATATCAATTCCATCCTGGGGTCGCTGGCCAGCGGCAAGGACGTCCTGATCAAGGATAATGCCGCGATCGACGTGGAACGCCAGAATATGTGGGCGACGATGGGCAGGCTGGAACAGATGGTCCATATCAGCAAGACCATGGACGCGCGGCTGGAAGCCAAGGCGCTCGAACTGGATTCGAGCGATCCGGCCAAGGCCAAGGCGATCCGCGACAGCGCGCTTTTCTACATCCGTCAGCGGACGCAGGATTTGCTGACGCAGATGGCGGTGACGGTGCAGGGCTATCTCGCGCTCGATCTGGTGAAGAAGAATAATATCGAACTGGTCAAGGGCGTGGACCGCGCCAGCACCACTACGGTCGCAGCGCTGCGCACGGCCGTGACGGTGGCGCAGGCGCTGGCCGGACAGCGGCTGGTGCTGGAACAGATCAGCGCGCTTAACGCGACCACCGCCAACATGATCGACCGCACCGGCGAACTGCTCAAGAGCCAGACCGCACAGATTCACGAACAGGCCGCGTCCAGCACGATCCCGATCGAAACGTTGCAGCGCGCGTTCCAGAACATCTACGACACGATGGACAATATCGACGCTTTCAAGATGAAGGCGCTGGAAAATATGAAGACCACCGTGACCACCCTGTCGAGCGAAGTCGAAAAGTCGAAAGGCTATATCGCCCGCGCGCAGGGGCAGGCGCAGGCAGCGCAGGAAGTGCGCACGGACAACCCCCTGCTGAGCGCGATCGAGGGGTGA
- a CDS encoding ArsR family transcriptional regulator, translating to MTAHIPPDRAVPSQEAIDLVVALQRCLTNVHARADDAAVLNGEGGCQLATLVRYIESRRVRSVLLGQNLFADPAWDILLMLYQADLEERALTLEQLSETLRLSMSVTVGQIGVMERRGLVEEHQTSPNSRRRRAIRLSPLAVDSMSSWFSLAFGTDG from the coding sequence ATGACCGCGCATATCCCGCCTGATCGTGCCGTTCCCAGTCAGGAGGCGATCGACCTGGTCGTTGCGCTGCAACGCTGCCTCACCAACGTCCATGCACGGGCGGATGACGCGGCGGTCCTGAACGGGGAGGGCGGGTGCCAGCTTGCAACATTGGTCCGCTATATCGAATCCCGCCGGGTCCGCTCCGTTTTGCTGGGCCAGAATCTCTTTGCCGATCCGGCATGGGACATATTGCTGATGCTGTATCAGGCGGACCTGGAGGAGCGGGCGCTGACGCTGGAGCAGTTGAGCGAGACGCTGCGCCTGTCGATGAGCGTTACGGTCGGCCAGATCGGCGTTATGGAACGGCGCGGCCTGGTGGAGGAGCATCAGACATCCCCCAACAGCCGCCGCCGCCGCGCGATACGGCTGTCGCCGCTGGCGGTGGACTCCATGTCTTCCTGGTTTTCGCTTGCCTTCGGGACGGACGGTTAG
- the typA gene encoding translational GTPase TypA: MSLRNIAIIAHVDHGKTTLVDQLFRQSGTFRDNQRVEERAMDSNDLEKERGITILAKPTSVEWAPPGGGESVRINIVDTPGHADFGGEVERILSMVDGVILLVDSSEGAMPQTKFVTGKALALGLRPIVVVNKVDRPDERIQEVLDEVFDLFVSLEATDEQLDFPVLYASGRNGYASDDPSARSGTLIPMFEKIVEHVPPPALDVDAPFTFLVTLLDRDNFLGRILTGRVTSGKVKVNQAIHALDMEGKVIETGRASKIMSFQGLERVPVEEAQAGDIISLAGLAVATVSNTICDTSVTVPIQAQPIDPPTLSMRFAVNDSPMAGREGTKVTSRMIRDRLAREAESNVAVKVTESADKDSFEVAGRGELQLGVLIETMRREGFELSISRPRVLFGEDEDGGKTEPYETVMIDVDDEFSGTVVEKMNLRKAEMTDMRPSGGGKTRITFSAPSRGLIGYHGEFLSDTRGTGIMNRLFEKYGPHKGKIEGRKNGVLISNGAGEANAYALGPLEERGILMVGVGEALYEGMIIGENAKPDDLEVNPMKSKALTNFRASGKDDAVRLTPPWKLTLEQAIAYIDDDELVEVTPKTIRLRKRYLDPNERKRMSRSKAA, encoded by the coding sequence ATGTCCCTGCGTAATATCGCCATCATCGCGCACGTCGATCACGGCAAGACCACTCTCGTTGACCAACTGTTCCGTCAGTCCGGTACGTTCCGCGACAACCAGCGCGTCGAAGAACGCGCCATGGACAGCAACGATCTGGAAAAAGAACGTGGCATCACCATTCTGGCCAAGCCGACCTCGGTCGAGTGGGCGCCTCCCGGTGGTGGCGAATCCGTCCGCATCAACATCGTCGATACGCCGGGCCACGCCGACTTCGGTGGTGAAGTCGAACGCATCCTCTCCATGGTCGACGGCGTCATCCTGCTGGTCGATTCGTCGGAAGGCGCAATGCCGCAGACCAAGTTCGTGACCGGCAAGGCTCTTGCTCTTGGCCTGCGCCCGATCGTCGTCGTCAACAAGGTCGATCGCCCCGACGAACGTATTCAGGAAGTGCTGGACGAAGTGTTCGACCTGTTCGTGTCGCTCGAAGCGACCGATGAACAGCTCGACTTCCCCGTCCTCTACGCTTCGGGCCGCAACGGTTATGCCAGCGACGATCCATCGGCGCGTTCCGGCACGCTGATCCCGATGTTCGAAAAGATCGTCGAACATGTCCCGCCGCCAGCGCTGGACGTCGATGCGCCCTTCACCTTCCTGGTGACGCTGCTCGACCGCGACAATTTCCTGGGCCGCATCCTGACCGGGCGCGTGACGTCCGGCAAGGTGAAGGTCAATCAGGCGATCCATGCCCTCGACATGGAAGGCAAGGTGATCGAAACCGGCCGTGCGTCAAAGATCATGTCGTTCCAGGGTCTGGAGCGGGTGCCGGTCGAAGAAGCGCAGGCCGGTGACATCATCAGCCTCGCCGGTCTGGCCGTCGCCACGGTGTCCAACACCATTTGCGACACGTCGGTCACTGTGCCGATCCAGGCGCAGCCGATCGATCCGCCAACCCTGTCGATGCGCTTTGCGGTGAACGATTCGCCCATGGCCGGCCGCGAAGGCACCAAGGTGACGAGCCGCATGATCCGCGACCGCCTGGCCCGCGAAGCCGAATCGAACGTGGCCGTCAAGGTTACGGAAAGCGCCGACAAGGACAGCTTCGAAGTCGCCGGTCGCGGCGAATTGCAGCTGGGCGTGCTGATCGAAACCATGCGCCGCGAAGGCTTCGAACTGTCGATCAGCCGCCCGCGCGTGCTGTTCGGTGAAGATGAAGATGGCGGCAAGACCGAGCCATATGAAACCGTCATGATCGACGTCGATGACGAATTTTCCGGCACGGTTGTCGAGAAGATGAACCTGCGCAAGGCGGAAATGACCGACATGCGTCCGTCGGGCGGCGGCAAGACTCGCATCACCTTCTCCGCGCCCTCGCGCGGCCTGATCGGCTATCATGGCGAATTCCTGTCCGACACGCGCGGCACCGGCATCATGAACCGCCTGTTCGAGAAATATGGTCCCCACAAGGGCAAGATCGAAGGCCGCAAGAATGGCGTTCTGATCTCCAACGGCGCGGGCGAAGCCAATGCCTATGCGCTGGGTCCGCTCGAAGAACGCGGCATCCTGATGGTCGGCGTGGGCGAAGCGCTCTACGAAGGCATGATCATCGGTGAAAATGCCAAGCCCGACGATCTGGAAGTCAACCCGATGAAGAGCAAGGCGCTCACCAACTTCCGCGCCAGCGGCAAGGACGACGCCGTGCGCCTGACCCCGCCATGGAAGCTGACGCTGGAGCAGGCGATCGCCTATATCGACGACGATGAACTGGTCGAAGTCACGCCCAAGACGATTCGTCTGCGCAAGCGGTATCTCGACCCGAACGAGCGCAAGCGCATGAGCCGTTCCAAGGCGGCCTAA
- a CDS encoding class I SAM-dependent methyltransferase — MTMRVALAGVMVLLAACDALSPGNGSARSSAAAPFPQADRPVAPIVSTRWSSEEARDRVNEAEDIMDRAGIRPGMTVADIGAGEGYYTVRLARRVGKKGRVLAEDIMPEVIEALSRRITREKWDNVSVKLGVAEDPRLPENSFDRILMVHMYHEIAEPYAFLWHLSPALKKGGELIVVDADRPTDQHGTPPRLLACELAAMGFRMEELIPKPTAGGYLARFRRIAARPDPASIIPCAFRD; from the coding sequence ATGACGATGCGGGTGGCTTTGGCAGGGGTAATGGTCCTGCTGGCTGCCTGCGACGCGCTGTCGCCGGGGAACGGGTCGGCGCGCTCGTCTGCCGCTGCGCCCTTCCCCCAGGCCGATCGCCCGGTCGCACCGATCGTGTCGACTCGCTGGTCGAGCGAGGAAGCGCGCGATCGGGTGAACGAGGCGGAGGATATCATGGACCGGGCGGGCATCCGCCCTGGTATGACGGTGGCCGATATTGGCGCGGGCGAGGGCTATTATACCGTCCGGCTGGCCCGGCGCGTCGGCAAGAAGGGCCGCGTGCTGGCCGAGGATATCATGCCCGAAGTGATCGAGGCGCTGTCGCGGCGCATCACGCGCGAAAAATGGGACAATGTCAGTGTGAAGCTGGGCGTGGCGGAAGATCCGCGCCTGCCGGAAAACAGTTTCGACCGCATCCTGATGGTCCATATGTATCATGAAATTGCCGAGCCTTACGCTTTCCTGTGGCACCTCAGCCCGGCACTAAAAAAAGGGGGCGAGCTGATCGTGGTCGATGCCGATCGTCCGACCGACCAGCATGGCACGCCGCCGCGCCTTCTGGCGTGCGAGCTGGCCGCCATGGGCTTTCGCATGGAAGAATTGATCCCCAAGCCGACGGCGGGTGGCTATCTTGCCCGTTTCCGCCGGATCGCCGCCCGGCCCGACCCGGCGAGCATCATTCCCTGCGCGTTCAGGGACTAG
- a CDS encoding toll/interleukin-1 receptor domain-containing protein, giving the protein MAREINDILVAAGYTTIVQYQDFQASRNFVREMQKALSRSARLVALYSPEYEASDHCQAEWAAAYNEDPGGRLGKLVPIMIAPTKLNPLARQVVYKSIVGLSRPARHLAVLSAVTHISPKRSLKEMKEEATRTASPDIILRHNRIDIVPNAHLDEPQQGSGLDDAPTILCSIIEALMDALPANAPPVVNACLSRYRDHLLERATKPIVGLLLAHFTAIEVEFRSVEADLWGQGLGDLFESLFEQHSLMMSHFPKMEKRERFFAETPVDETIAMGERLARPVQDASDALSALSAEGMTTKAFDDLVQSQKIQASMLATMPPSDKGGEGITPKTRWVFGLIGFYERILAIASGTAAMADSAAVRGAIIVLRRSVDALLQLIKG; this is encoded by the coding sequence ATGGCGCGGGAAATCAATGATATCCTTGTCGCAGCCGGTTACACGACAATAGTTCAATATCAGGATTTCCAAGCAAGCCGGAATTTCGTCCGTGAAATGCAAAAAGCCTTGTCTCGCAGTGCGCGGCTCGTTGCTCTATATTCACCCGAATATGAAGCGTCGGACCATTGCCAAGCGGAATGGGCTGCAGCTTATAATGAAGATCCCGGCGGACGTCTCGGCAAACTTGTGCCTATCATGATAGCGCCCACTAAACTCAATCCCCTTGCACGGCAGGTGGTCTACAAATCAATTGTTGGTCTCAGCAGGCCTGCACGCCATTTGGCGGTTCTTAGTGCCGTCACACATATTTCGCCTAAACGATCGCTCAAAGAGATGAAAGAGGAGGCGACTCGCACAGCAAGTCCAGATATCATCTTACGGCATAACAGGATCGATATCGTTCCCAACGCCCATCTCGACGAGCCTCAGCAAGGGTCGGGATTGGACGATGCCCCAACCATCCTATGCTCGATTATCGAGGCGCTGATGGATGCGCTTCCTGCCAATGCGCCGCCTGTAGTGAACGCCTGTCTATCGCGTTATCGTGATCATTTGCTGGAGCGAGCAACCAAGCCAATCGTTGGGCTGTTGTTGGCACATTTCACGGCGATCGAGGTCGAGTTTCGCTCTGTAGAGGCTGATCTGTGGGGGCAGGGGCTGGGAGATCTCTTCGAGAGCCTTTTTGAACAGCATAGCCTGATGATGAGTCATTTTCCCAAGATGGAGAAAAGAGAGCGCTTCTTTGCGGAAACGCCCGTGGATGAGACTATCGCCATGGGCGAAAGACTGGCACGCCCTGTTCAGGATGCGAGTGATGCTCTGTCTGCCCTATCTGCGGAGGGAATGACAACCAAGGCATTTGATGATTTGGTTCAGTCTCAGAAGATACAGGCCTCAATGTTGGCCACCATGCCCCCCTCGGACAAAGGTGGTGAAGGGATTACGCCAAAGACGCGGTGGGTGTTTGGCTTGATCGGCTTTTACGAAAGAATATTAGCCATTGCCTCTGGCACCGCGGCGATGGCTGATTCCGCCGCTGTGCGGGGCGCGATTATTGTGTTGCGCAGATCGGTTGACGCTCTGTTACAACTGATAAAGGGCTGA
- a CDS encoding penicillin-binding protein 1A, whose translation MEEARSNPPASSFAYRLRRDAGGFMDRLRPLWGRRLFRWATILGGGFLTFCLLFWLIFARGLPDAATLLEYEPPLPTIVRDINGQPVHSYARERRVQLQYSDYPTLLIRAYLAAEDKTFFEHHGVDFPGFAGAVVDYASKLGSGQRARGGSTITQQVAKNLLIGDEYSPTRKVKEMILAWRMENVLSKQQIIELYFNQIFLGRNAYGVQAAARAYFDKDVADLQLHEMAYLSILPKGPANYRPESKTGLARAIDRRNWALGEMYKNDWITAAQRDAAMAQPLGTVAAHGSSFDARAGGYYMEEVRRRLIGLFGEKADDGPNSIYAGGLWVRSPYDPVVQDSTQNALRGGLLRFDAGRGWSGPVGHINIDNGWERELAASYISVDYAEWRVAVIISRTSSEAQIGFSDGTTATLPAGAAQTPYRKTGGPAFAAMTPGDLIVVAPNGSSWALRSIPEVSGGMVVEEVHSGRIRAMQGGFDSRLSSYNRATQAQRQPGSTIKPFVYAAALDNGMTPASIIVDGPLCVYQTASLGQKCFRNFSGGSAGPQTMRWGVEQSRNLMTVRAASQTGMERVVRSIKAMGIGDYQPYLSFALGAGETTVERMVNAYATLANQGRQFPSKVMDYVQDRRGKVIWPQRWRACDGCNMPNWDGKPMPRFGFEGKQVMNPMTAYQVVHITEGVVQRGTATVLADLNRPLFGKTGTTNGPTNVWFVGGSPDLVAGVYIGYDQPRSLGGWAQGGRIAAPIWKAAMAPILETMPKTPFVAPAGIRMVAIDRRSGKRVYGAWPSSEPKAAVIWEAFKPESEPRRTIRKEEAEEQAKVAESRAARRTRQRTDSDFLSDQGGIY comes from the coding sequence ATGGAAGAGGCCCGTTCCAATCCGCCCGCATCGTCCTTCGCCTATCGCCTGCGCCGCGACGCGGGGGGCTTTATGGACCGTCTGCGCCCACTTTGGGGTCGCCGCCTGTTCCGCTGGGCGACGATCTTGGGCGGCGGGTTTCTTACCTTCTGCCTGCTGTTCTGGCTGATCTTCGCGCGCGGCCTGCCCGACGCTGCGACGCTGCTGGAATATGAACCGCCGCTGCCGACCATCGTGCGCGACATCAATGGTCAGCCGGTCCACAGCTATGCCCGCGAACGGCGGGTCCAGTTGCAATATAGCGATTATCCCACCTTGCTGATCCGTGCCTATCTGGCGGCGGAGGACAAGACCTTCTTCGAACATCATGGCGTCGATTTTCCGGGCTTTGCCGGGGCGGTGGTCGACTATGCCAGCAAGCTGGGTTCCGGCCAGCGCGCACGCGGCGGCTCCACCATCACGCAACAGGTGGCCAAGAACCTGCTGATCGGCGACGAATATTCGCCGACCCGGAAGGTGAAGGAAATGATCCTGGCGTGGCGCATGGAAAATGTGCTGAGCAAGCAGCAGATCATCGAACTCTATTTCAACCAGATATTTCTGGGCCGTAACGCCTATGGCGTGCAGGCAGCGGCGCGCGCCTATTTCGACAAGGATGTGGCCGACCTCCAGCTGCACGAAATGGCCTATCTGTCGATCCTGCCCAAGGGACCTGCCAACTACCGCCCCGAAAGCAAGACCGGCCTCGCTCGCGCGATCGACCGGCGCAACTGGGCGCTGGGCGAAATGTACAAGAATGACTGGATCACAGCGGCCCAGCGCGACGCCGCAATGGCGCAGCCGCTCGGCACGGTCGCTGCTCATGGGTCCAGCTTCGACGCGCGCGCAGGCGGCTATTATATGGAAGAAGTGCGCCGTCGCCTGATCGGGCTGTTCGGCGAAAAGGCCGATGACGGTCCCAACAGCATCTATGCCGGTGGTCTGTGGGTGCGCAGCCCCTATGACCCGGTGGTGCAGGACAGCACCCAGAACGCCCTGCGTGGCGGCCTGCTGCGCTTTGACGCGGGGCGTGGCTGGTCCGGTCCGGTCGGGCATATCAATATCGACAATGGCTGGGAACGCGAACTGGCGGCCAGCTATATCTCGGTCGATTATGCGGAATGGCGCGTGGCCGTCATCATCAGCCGCACGTCCAGCGAAGCGCAGATCGGCTTTTCCGACGGCACCACCGCGACACTGCCCGCCGGTGCGGCGCAAACACCGTATCGCAAGACTGGCGGCCCTGCCTTTGCCGCGATGACGCCGGGCGACCTGATCGTCGTTGCGCCCAACGGGTCCAGCTGGGCGCTGCGCTCCATTCCCGAAGTGTCGGGCGGCATGGTGGTCGAGGAAGTCCATTCCGGCCGCATCCGTGCGATGCAGGGCGGGTTCGATTCGCGCCTCTCCTCCTACAACCGCGCGACCCAGGCGCAGCGGCAGCCGGGTTCGACGATCAAGCCCTTCGTCTACGCCGCTGCGCTGGACAATGGCATGACGCCTGCGTCGATCATCGTCGACGGCCCGCTCTGCGTCTATCAGACCGCCAGCCTGGGGCAGAAATGCTTCCGCAACTTCTCCGGCGGCAGCGCCGGGCCGCAGACGATGCGCTGGGGCGTGGAGCAATCCCGCAACCTGATGACCGTGCGCGCCGCCAGCCAGACCGGCATGGAACGAGTCGTGCGCAGCATCAAGGCGATGGGGATCGGCGATTATCAGCCCTATCTCTCCTTCGCATTGGGCGCAGGCGAAACGACGGTCGAACGCATGGTCAACGCCTATGCGACGCTGGCAAATCAGGGCCGGCAATTCCCGTCCAAGGTGATGGATTATGTGCAGGACCGGCGCGGTAAGGTCATCTGGCCGCAGCGCTGGCGCGCGTGCGATGGCTGCAACATGCCCAATTGGGACGGCAAGCCAATGCCCCGCTTCGGTTTCGAGGGCAAGCAGGTGATGAACCCGATGACCGCCTATCAGGTCGTCCATATCACCGAAGGCGTGGTTCAGCGCGGCACCGCCACGGTGCTGGCCGACCTCAATCGCCCGCTGTTCGGCAAGACCGGGACGACCAACGGCCCGACCAATGTGTGGTTCGTGGGCGGATCGCCCGACCTCGTCGCCGGGGTCTATATCGGCTATGACCAGCCGCGCAGTTTGGGCGGCTGGGCGCAGGGCGGGCGTATCGCCGCGCCGATCTGGAAAGCGGCGATGGCCCCGATATTGGAAACAATGCCCAAGACGCCCTTCGTCGCGCCAGCGGGTATTCGCATGGTCGCCATCGACCGCCGGTCGGGCAAGCGCGTCTATGGCGCATGGCCGTCGAGCGAACCCAAGGCCGCCGTCATCTGGGAAGCGTTCAAGCCCGAATCCGAACCGCGCCGCACGATCCGCAAGGAAGAGGCGGAGGAACAGGCCAAGGTCGCCGAAAGCCGCGCCGCCCGCCGCACCCGCCAGCGGACCGACAGCGACTTCCTGTCGGATCAGGGCGGCATTTATTGA